In the genome of Telopea speciosissima isolate NSW1024214 ecotype Mountain lineage unplaced genomic scaffold, Tspe_v1 Tspe_v1.0258, whole genome shotgun sequence, one region contains:
- the LOC122647898 gene encoding uncharacterized protein LOC122647898 codes for MEGGATRPKQRLAGNGTNVTTCPMVTVEICRAIAKAMSGQQQRRAEKEKGWIEAEARDFWRAQTRSKATFHEEQDRHRGLGGRAETGAIDGLKGMWENYGMRIMYDGWTSPTRKSIINSMVYYDSRAVFLKSVDAFKEKNDAKYIYRLLEDVVLEVSGERRPAHCIDIMLKDMEKLKLVQSVVERETDEHLVYSHGFALQLLRSKYGGELVKPGVTRFATNYIALKSFEAKKVNLRSMFAS; via the exons ATGGAAGGTGGGGCCACTAGACCGAAACAACGTTTGGCTGGGAATGGTACAAATGTGACCACATGCCCTATGGTTACTGTGGAGATTTGTAGGGCCATAGCTAAAGCCATGAGCGGACAGCAGCAGAGGAGGGCAGAAAAGGAGAAGGGGTGG ATAGAGGCAGAGGCTAGAGATTTTTGGCGGGCACAAACGAGGAGCAAAGCCACTTTTCATGAGGAGCAGGATAGACACAGAGGTCTAGGGGGAAGAGCTG AAACAGGAGCTATAGATGGCCTGAAGGGGATGTGGGAGAACTACGGCATGAGGATCATGTACGATGGTTGGACTAGTCCCAcgagaaagtccatcatcaactccATGGTTTACTATGACAGTAGGGCAGtattcctcaaatctgtggatgcattcAAGGAGAAAAATGATGCAAAATACATTTATAGGTTACTAGAGGATGTGGTCCTGGAGGTGAGTGGAGAACGTCGTCCAG cccattgcattgacatcatgttgaaggacatggagAAGTTAAAATTGGTGCAGAGTGTggttgagagagagacagatgaGCACCTTGTCTACAGCCATGGGTTTGCACTGCAACTTCTAAGGAGCAAGTATGGTGGGGAATTGGTCAAGCCCGGTGTCACTAGATTCGCCACAAACTACATTGCACTGAAGAGCTTTGAGGCGAAGAAGGTCAACCTCAGATCTATGTTTGCATCTTAA
- the LOC122647899 gene encoding ankyrin repeat protein SKIP35-like — translation MMPESLYSFLDTNNVAQTPMGRLIRFIWIDKQKKEFQIGLKIAQRNSLDVDVDLALGFASHYCKIGTMECLVEEGNAIAFLGPLMRAAERGCMQVVQWFVQRGCRDMELCLALTAATSSSQVGIAAYLLPHVPQHVLAALSIEILKAAGERSGGSLDGIAFLFHSDFLGDPVATYAVADSIARSDDEAVAPDLKAYLQEHWSEAAFLDGLRREQDHYVNIMRILRWGGSPICLRDLPGPLRVAITYLPLYRECLAVHGRLLSQRLRGQLVEAARRLDGRPVNEKSQGKELLAVLEHHLPLFLLCGSNVA, via the exons ATGATGCCAGAGAGCTTGTATTCTTTTCTGGACACCAACAATGTTGCACAGACACCCATGG GACGACTGATTCGATTCATTTGGATCGATAAGCAGAAAAAAGAGTTCCAGATCGGATTGAAA ATAGCTCAAAGGAACAGCTTGGACGTCGATGTTGACCTCGCTCTAGGTTTTGCTTCCCACTACTGCAAGATTGGAACAATGGAGTGTCTTGTGGAAGAGGGAAATGCAATTGCATTTTTGGGCCCTTTAATGAGAGCTGCAGAGAGGGGTTGCATGCAGGTTGTTCAATGGTTTGTCCAAAGGGGCTGCCGGGACATGGAGCTGTGCCTTGCCCTCACTGCTGCCACCTCTAGCAGTCAAGTAGGGATAGCTGCCTACCTTCTCCCGCATGTCCCCCAGCATGTCCTTGCTGCTCTCAGCATCGAGATCCTGAAAGCTGCCGGAGAGAGAAGTGGTGGGTCACTAGATGGCATcgcattcctcttccactctgATTTTCTTGGGGACCCTGTTGCCACCTATGCAGTTGCGGACAGCATTGCAAGGTCAGACGATGAAGCTGTGGCTCCAGACTTGAAGGCCTATCTGCAGGAGCACTGGTCAGAGGCAGCATTCTTGGATGGGTTGAGGCGTGAGCAGGATCATTACGTGAACATAATGAGAATATTGAGGTGGGGTGGGTCTCCGATTTGCCTGAGGGATCTCCCAGGCCCCCTCAGAGTGGCAATCACATACTTGCCTTTGTACAGGGAGTGTCTAGCAGTTCATGGCCGCCTGTTATCGCAGCGGCTAAGGGGACAACTTGTGGAAGCAGCAAGAAGGCTTGACGGTAGGCCGGTCAATGAGAAAAGCCAGGGGAAAGAACTCTTGGCTGTTTTGGAGCATCATCTTCCGCTGTTTTTGCTGTGTGGCTCAAATGTTGCTTAG